The genomic DNA AAACAACACTATTGTAAACGAAAATATTATTTTCAAATTGTATAACAAAAAAGCTGCCAAAAAATTGACAGCTCATTTTAATATTAAGACTTTTAATAAAAATTCAAAGATACCTTTCTTTTATTCAAGAGAAGGTATTTATCTTTTACCTTTTTTTTGTGCTTGTTTCTGTTTTTCAGCCTGCTCCATCATATCCTGCATACGTGCCTGGAATTTACTTTGCTTTTTAGGCTTCTTTTTATTCTCTTGAATCTGAGCATGAATTTTATCCTCATCAAGAATGTAATTTTTAATCACTAAAATAATTCCGATACTAATTAGGTTAGAAATAAAGTAATACAAACTTAACCCAGACGCATAGTTATTAAAGAAAAACAACATCATTATTGGAGAGAAGTACATCATATACTTCATCATTTTGCCCATATCTGGCATGCCTTCCTGTTGTGGTTGCGTATTTACTTGTTGTCCCGTTGTTAAACGCATATAAAAGAAAATAGCAATAGATGCCAACAAAGGAAATAAGCTTACGTGATCTCCATAAAATGGAATATTAAATGGAAGGTTTGCTACGGTGTCATACGATGATAAATCCTCTACCCATAAAAAGCTTTTTTGTCTTAAATCGAATGCAGACGGGAAAAATTGAAACAGTGCATAAAACACAGGCAACTGTACTAAGGCTGGCAAACATCCACTTAATGGACTTGCTCCTGCTTTATTTTGCAACGCCATAGTTTCTTGTTGCGCTTTCATTTTATTGTCTTTATACTTCTCGCGAATTGCATCCAATTCCGGTTTTAGAATCTTCATTTTTGCTTGCGATAAAAACTGCTTGTATTGCACAAAGGACATTAATAACTTGATTAATATCGTCATGACAATAATGGCAATTCCATAAGGTAAAAACCCTCCTAAGAAAGCAAACAAAGGAATGAAAACATATTTATTTATCCATCCGAAAATACCCCAACCAAGAGGCACAACTTCATCTAAATTTCTATCGTATGCATTTAATATTTTAAAATCACTTGGTCCATAATACCAATCCATTGTTTTATTAATCTCGCCACCTGATAATTCTAAAGGTAGTTTAGCGACAAATGCTTTGGTATAAACGGTATCTATTTCTTCATCCTGAACTAGATTTCTAGATTCAAAAGTTCCCGTTTTAAAAGGGGCATCTGCTAATAAAATAGATGTGAAGAAGTGCTGCTTAAATGCTACATAACTAACATCTTCCGCTGTATCATCTGTTTGTTCTTGTTGTCCTAAATAGTCATCTTTTCCATCTTCATATTCAAAAACAACCTCAGTATATCTATTTTCATAAGAAATACTTTTTGCATGACGATAGGTTTTAAGATTCCAATCTAAACTAACAGCTTGTGAGCTATTAATAATATCACTTAATCCTTGAGAACGAATAGTAAAGTCGATCATGTAATCGTCTTTTTTCAACTCGTAGCGATATTCTAAAAACTTAGTTTCTGAGACCTTAAGCTTCATTGAAACTATAGTATTGTCTCCATTTTTAGTGACAGTAGGCGTAAAATATCTATCCTTTGTGTTTACAATTCTACTTTCTATAGTTCCAAAATTAATGTTGAAAGAAGCATTATTATCTTTTACAATATAAATAGGTTCTTTATTGAAATCGACAAACTCTTTTAATTTAACCTCAGATAAATAGCCTCCTCTATTATTAAACTTTAATTCAAATAAATCAGTTTCAACATATGTTTCTTTTTTATCCGAAACCAAAGTTTCTGAATATGCTAAAGCTCCAAGTTTATTTTTTAGATTGATTAATTGAAGTGAATCTGAAACTGCACCAGAGGTATAATCTTCTGCAGTAGTTACTTTCGTCTGATTTTGTTCTGAAGCTTTTTTCTCAGTTTCAATTTGTTCTTGTTTTGCTTTTTCTTGAGCTTCTAGCTCTTCTGGTGTTGGCTGGTTTTGCCAAAGCATATACATTAATATTCCGAAAATAAGTAGGAACCCTATAATCGAATTAATATCTAATTTCTTTTCTTCCATATTTTAATTTGTGTCATTCTAAATGCAATATAAAAATCTCTTAGTTAGATATTTCGCTTTATTTAATATGACAATTATACGCGTTTAAATTTAATGAGATTTCCATTTTCATGGGAATGATAAATAGATTATCAAATAGCTATCCAATTTTAATTTTGTGCCATACTGACACCTTTTTGATCTTTTTTATGATTTAAAGCTGCTTTTACAAAAGCCACAAATAGTGGATGTGGATTAGCAACTGTACTTTTGTATTCTGGGTGATATTGCACACCTACAAACCAAGGATGTTCAGTTATTTCTATAATCTCAACTAAATCTGTATCTGGATTTAAACCTGTTGCACACATTCCAGCAGCCTCTAGCTCCTCTCTATAAGTACTATTAAACTCATAGCGATGTCTATGTCGTTCTTTTATAATATCACTTTTATAGATATCATGAACTATACTCCCCTTTTTCAACTCACAAGACCAAGCTCCTAAACGCATAGTGCCTCCTTTATCAATGACCGTTTTTTGCTCTTCCATCAAATCAATTACTGGATTCGCTGTCGTAGCTTCCATTTCTGTTGAATTGGCATCAGCAAGGCCTAAGACATGTCGCGCAAATTCAATAACAGCCATTTGCATACCTAAACAAATTCCTAAAAATGGAATGTTATTTTCTCTAACAAACTTTACTGCTGTAATTTTTCCTTCTATACCGCGTTCACCAAAACCAGGAGCAACTAATACCCCATCTAAATGACCAAGTTTTAGCTTTATATTATCGTCATTCAAATATTCTGAATGAATTGATTCTATGTTCACTTTAACTTCATTTTCCGCTCCTGCATGAATAAAAGCTTCTAAAATAGATTTATAAGAATCTTGTAATTCTACATATTTTCCAATTAACCCGATAGTAACATCGGTTTTTGGATTTTTATGTCGGTGTACAAAATTATTCCATTTGGTAATATCTGGCGTAGAACTTTCTAAGTTTAATTGCTTTAAAACAACCTTATCTAAACCTTCTTCTAGCATTAAATTAGGTACATCGTATATAGTTGATGCATCTATAGATTGTATGACAGCTTCTTCTCTAACATTACAGAATAAAGCGAGTTTACGACGTAAATCTTTTGGTAAATTATGTTCTGTTCTACAAACCAATATGTCTGCTTGTACACCACTTTCCATAAGTGTTTTAACACTATGCTGCGTTGGTTTTGTTTTTAATTCTCCTGCAGCCGATAAAAATGGGACTAATGTTAAATGAATAACTGTTGCGTTATTTTCTCCTAAATCCCAACGAAGTTGACGAACGGCTTCTATATAGGGTAACGATTCAATATCACCAACCGTGCCTCCAATTTCTGTAATAACGATATCATAATCGCCAGACTTCCCTAAAATTTGTACACGGCGTTTTATTTCATTTGTAATATGAGGAACAACCTGTACTGTCTTTCCCAAAAACTCGCCTCGGCGTTCTTTTTGAATCACACTTTGATAAATTTTACCTGTTGTAACATTATTGGCCTGACTAGTAGGTACATTTAAAAAACGCTCATAATGCCCTAAATCCAAATCGGTTTCTGCTCCATCTTCAGTCACATAACATTCACCATGTTCATATGGGTTTAATGTTCCTGGGTCTACATTTATATAGGGATCTAATTTTTGAATCGTAACACGATATCCTTGAGCTTGTAATAATTTAGCAAGAGATGCTGCTATGATGCCTTTTCCTAAAGACGATGTAACCCCTCCGGTTACAAATATGTATTTTGTGGTTTGTGTCATGTTGCGCTTATAAACGCAGGCAAATTTACAAAATTAAAATAGTTATTTCAGAATTAGTTTTGGGTTATTTAATGGGAGTTTTTAACAATGATTTGGAGAAGAAAAGGCATGTTTCTTTATAACACCCTTGAATTTGTAAGAAAAAATCTATTTTATTTTATCCGAATATAAAATACTAGTAAAAAGACAAACTGGACTAATAACCATTACTATAATGATAAAAACGATTCTTAACAAAAATTAAAATTCACTTAGGAAACTGCCTCTTAATATTTCGAATTAAATCTTCTAAGCCATTCATTTTTAGATCATAAACTTGGGTAAGCATATCCCCCAGTTTTCCTTTTGGAAAGCCTTTATTATGATACCATACCAAATAGTATTCTGGCAAATCGATTAAATAACGATCTTTATATTTACCAAAAGGCATTTTGGTGTGTGCTAAATCTATAAGGAACTGTTTATCTGGGAGCATATATTTAATCTACCGATTTATATTTAGATAACTTTTTTAATTCGTCAGCAATATATAATTTCCATTGGGTTTGAACTTCGATATTTCTGGAATAATTGGTTTCAGAATCATATCTATTTTGCATCTGTGAAAGTTCTTTATTAATAGTATTATGAAGTGTTTTCAATTGATTTCTAACACTATTCGATATTTTAATCTGATCTATTCGGTATCTAAATTTACGTGCGTATAATTCGGTAATATCAAAATGCAGTTGTTCATGATCTAAAACATGGCTATCTGCTATTTCTTTTTTATACCATGATTTTTCTGGGTAAAAATGAGTGTGTACTTCTGAAGTAAAGCCTACAACTTGATCATCTGTTGTGCTAACCGAAAAACCAAAGGTTATGCCCGATGCTGTTATAGCCACTGCACTGGTACTTTTATCTGGCTTGTCTTTAAAATCGGACCAAGATAATTTATACGATTCGTTCCAAGATATAACTGGCTCGTCCTGTTGTACGCAAAGTAAACAACATAAAATAAAGAAAACTTTAGTCACAAGATTTAGTAAAATTTAATTTTTTATTGCAAGTTTATTTACATCAATCATTTAGTAGGTTGCCACAGTCGTTCCTTCTTCGCTATAACATATACAAAACGTCTTGCATATTGGCTTATTGTTTACTTCTTACTCTCCTCTAGTTCTTGCTCTTTTTTTAACTGTTCTTGACTTATTACTTGCTTTACTTCCACAATTGCTAAATCATCATATTTAACTAAATACACGGTATTGTTAAAATACCCTCCAAAAAGCTTCTTCTTATAAGCGAATTTATTTTCAACATATTCGGTAAGAGGCGCCTCATTAACAGACATATACATATCTTCTGAAGACACTAAACGCAAGACAACATCCATGGTTAAATCGAAACCTTTTACAGCTCTATTATTTGGCGTGATATTATAAATTTGATTATATCTTTTCACAAAGGCATTATTACTATTTTCATTATACGCTCTAGACATAGTAGCAAAATGAAATTGTAACTCAGACAAATGTGTATTATCCACTTCATCATCTTTAAAAGCAGAATTAATATTAGTCGTAACTAGCACAATTTCTATAGCCTCTTGCTGTTCTTGAATATTCTCTTCTTGAATTAAAGCCGCCAAAATACTCGTTACATTCGAAACGAATCCAGCATCTTGAGTTTCTAAAAACACGATATTTTTTCCTGGTTTTAATTCATCTTGAATATCCCCTTTATTCACATAGTACTTATCGACTCCCTCTTTATCTTTTCTAGAAAGTATTTGCTTTGCAAAATTAAACTCGCGTTTAATATCATCTGAAACAGATTTATTTTTAGTATCTGAGATCACAATAATATTACTGGCTAAAGTATCTGCTTTTACAAAATTTATGACCCGCTTTTTTAACAGATCATTAGATGGCCTTGATTGAAATACGTTATTGTATAATTTTAAGTTTGTTCCTATTGGAGAAATAACAGGTGTATTATATTTTTTCAACCCTGAGGCTACCTCTTCAAAATTATTAGGAGTTAGCGGACCAATAACTGCATCAACATTTTCAAAGTTATTGCGATCCATGATATGCTTTACTTCACCTAGTTCATATTTAGTATCGTATACATCTACTTTAAGAGAAACTCCTAATTTTTTTAAAGAATCTATAGCCATTAAAACCCCTGAGTGAAAATCTAGCGAAGCGTCTAAATAAGGATCTTTTTCAATACTTTTTTTAATGTCTGATGCAGAATCAAAATCTACGTGGTTCAACCTAAAAGGCAGCATAACAGCTATGTGCTTTGCATTAAAATCGGTTATACTATCTACTAAATTAACCTTAATGGTATTTTCCCCTGTAACACTTTCTGGCAAGCTAGAATATGGTATT from Flavivirga abyssicola includes the following:
- a CDS encoding PBP1 and LysM peptidoglycan-binding domain-containing protein; the encoded protein is MNKSLFVLCLLLLFSFGTVQAQNYSTHKVKQGETVESIAKKYLVTPSDIYGLNPDAQKELRVNSVLIIPKSKVLPPKVTVVKELEGYKKHRTKKRQTLYSLSQKYNVTVEEIKKHNKFLYAEPLRKGDKLQIPIFKVTEVEEENKLTKTYTVLPKEGKWRIAYKFGITVKELEELNPEMGDVLQEGQVLNVPNIGDGEENEVDEKYSYYKVLPKEGFYRLKLKLGLEQEALETLNPILKDGGLKAGMVLKIPYSSLPESVTGENTIKVNLVDSITDFNAKHIAVMLPFRLNHVDFDSASDIKKSIEKDPYLDASLDFHSGVLMAIDSLKKLGVSLKVDVYDTKYELGEVKHIMDRNNFENVDAVIGPLTPNNFEEVASGLKKYNTPVISPIGTNLKLYNNVFQSRPSNDLLKKRVINFVKADTLASNIIVISDTKNKSVSDDIKREFNFAKQILSRKDKEGVDKYYVNKGDIQDELKPGKNIVFLETQDAGFVSNVTSILAALIQEENIQEQQEAIEIVLVTTNINSAFKDDEVDNTHLSELQFHFATMSRAYNENSNNAFVKRYNQIYNITPNNRAVKGFDLTMDVVLRLVSSEDMYMSVNEAPLTEYVENKFAYKKKLFGGYFNNTVYLVKYDDLAIVEVKQVISQEQLKKEQELEESKK
- a CDS encoding CTP synthase, translating into MTQTTKYIFVTGGVTSSLGKGIIAASLAKLLQAQGYRVTIQKLDPYINVDPGTLNPYEHGECYVTEDGAETDLDLGHYERFLNVPTSQANNVTTGKIYQSVIQKERRGEFLGKTVQVVPHITNEIKRRVQILGKSGDYDIVITEIGGTVGDIESLPYIEAVRQLRWDLGENNATVIHLTLVPFLSAAGELKTKPTQHSVKTLMESGVQADILVCRTEHNLPKDLRRKLALFCNVREEAVIQSIDASTIYDVPNLMLEEGLDKVVLKQLNLESSTPDITKWNNFVHRHKNPKTDVTIGLIGKYVELQDSYKSILEAFIHAGAENEVKVNIESIHSEYLNDDNIKLKLGHLDGVLVAPGFGERGIEGKITAVKFVRENNIPFLGICLGMQMAVIEFARHVLGLADANSTEMEATTANPVIDLMEEQKTVIDKGGTMRLGAWSCELKKGSIVHDIYKSDIIKERHRHRYEFNSTYREELEAAGMCATGLNPDTDLVEIIEITEHPWFVGVQYHPEYKSTVANPHPLFVAFVKAALNHKKDQKGVSMAQN
- a CDS encoding DUF3820 family protein, which encodes MLPDKQFLIDLAHTKMPFGKYKDRYLIDLPEYYLVWYHNKGFPKGKLGDMLTQVYDLKMNGLEDLIRNIKRQFPK
- the yidC gene encoding membrane protein insertase YidC; translation: MEEKKLDINSIIGFLLIFGILMYMLWQNQPTPEELEAQEKAKQEQIETEKKASEQNQTKVTTAEDYTSGAVSDSLQLINLKNKLGALAYSETLVSDKKETYVETDLFELKFNNRGGYLSEVKLKEFVDFNKEPIYIVKDNNASFNINFGTIESRIVNTKDRYFTPTVTKNGDNTIVSMKLKVSETKFLEYRYELKKDDYMIDFTIRSQGLSDIINSSQAVSLDWNLKTYRHAKSISYENRYTEVVFEYEDGKDDYLGQQEQTDDTAEDVSYVAFKQHFFTSILLADAPFKTGTFESRNLVQDEEIDTVYTKAFVAKLPLELSGGEINKTMDWYYGPSDFKILNAYDRNLDEVVPLGWGIFGWINKYVFIPLFAFLGGFLPYGIAIIVMTILIKLLMSFVQYKQFLSQAKMKILKPELDAIREKYKDNKMKAQQETMALQNKAGASPLSGCLPALVQLPVFYALFQFFPSAFDLRQKSFLWVEDLSSYDTVANLPFNIPFYGDHVSLFPLLASIAIFFYMRLTTGQQVNTQPQQEGMPDMGKMMKYMMYFSPIMMLFFFNNYASGLSLYYFISNLISIGIILVIKNYILDEDKIHAQIQENKKKPKKQSKFQARMQDMMEQAEKQKQAQKKGKR
- a CDS encoding DUF922 domain-containing protein — encoded protein: MTKVFFILCCLLCVQQDEPVISWNESYKLSWSDFKDKPDKSTSAVAITASGITFGFSVSTTDDQVVGFTSEVHTHFYPEKSWYKKEIADSHVLDHEQLHFDITELYARKFRYRIDQIKISNSVRNQLKTLHNTINKELSQMQNRYDSETNYSRNIEVQTQWKLYIADELKKLSKYKSVD